From Microcystis aeruginosa NIES-2549, a single genomic window includes:
- a CDS encoding DUF2808 domain-containing protein, with the protein MKIPFLPLKQTESLSKLALIAILAFDASVSLAGQFPDGRIFFERSPTLVNFFATFQSVRTWGAKYYLTIALPPSLGAPLAKVTIQQQPNIQTIAFLVDQTFAFLGDRNQRGEKLTLKSTTFDPKTQTITVIFDPPVPPGNTVSIGLKPVRNPDYGGVYQFGITAYPPGENSPGLYLGVGRLAIYEAGDRW; encoded by the coding sequence TTGAAAATCCCTTTTTTACCCTTAAAACAGACTGAAAGTCTATCTAAACTCGCTTTGATTGCTATACTCGCTTTTGATGCTTCTGTTTCCCTCGCAGGACAATTTCCCGATGGCAGAATATTTTTTGAGCGCTCTCCTACTCTGGTTAATTTTTTCGCTACTTTCCAATCCGTGCGTACTTGGGGGGCCAAATACTATCTTACCATCGCTCTACCGCCGTCTCTCGGGGCGCCCTTGGCCAAAGTAACCATACAACAGCAGCCTAATATTCAAACTATTGCTTTTCTTGTTGATCAAACCTTTGCTTTTCTTGGCGATCGCAATCAGCGAGGCGAAAAATTAACCCTAAAATCCACTACCTTTGACCCCAAGACTCAGACGATTACGGTCATTTTTGATCCTCCTGTCCCCCCCGGTAATACCGTTTCCATCGGTCTGAAACCAGTACGAAATCCCGATTATGGTGGTGTCTATCAGTTTGGAATCACTGCTTATCCCCCCGGTGAGAATTCTCCCGGATTATATCTAGGTGTCGGACGTTTAGCAATTTATGAGGCTGGCGATCGCTGGTAG